GGTGTCCGGCCCCGAGTAGATGATTAGGCACAGTGTCAACGGGATGCTGCAGGCGAGAATCAACGCGTTCACCGGAACCTTGGCGGTGCCGGAGACCTTCGCCAACCAGCGGTGCCCCGGGACCATTCCGTCCCGCGCAAAGGAAAAAATGAGCCGGCTGGCTGCCGCTTGCAAACTCAGCACGCAGGACAAGAATGCGGTGATGGCGATGAGCAAGAACACCTTTGCGCCCACGACACCGAGCGAGGATTCCAGGATGGCCGGAATCGGGTCTGTGTCGCGCCCTGCAACAATGGCCGCCAAATCCGGTGCGGCCATGACATAGCCGGCAAAGGAGAAAAGGGCCGAGATGCCGCCCACAACAATGGTCATCACCATGGCCTTGGGAATCCGACGGGCGGGGTCGGCGACTTCCTCGGCGACGTCGCCACATGCCTCAAAACCGTAGAACAAGAACAGCCCGGCCAAGGCGGCGCCGAGAAACGCAGCACCATAGGACCCGCTTCCCTGGACACCCATGGAATCAAAGAAGATGCCAAAGCCCTGTTTCCGCTGGAAGATGATCAGGTACAGCCCCACCGCGATGACGCCTACCAGTTCGGCCGCCAGGCCGATCCGTGCCACTTTGGCCAGCGTCTTGGTGCCAGTGAAGTTCAAGAACAGCGCCACCAGCAGCAACGCGACGCTCAGGCCCAGGGTTGCCCCGCGCGTCAGTTCAATGTTGAACAGGCTGGCAAGGAATCCGCTGCCGAACTGCGCCACGGCCGTGATGGTGACGATCATGGCCCAGATGTAGACCCAGGCCGCCATCCAGGCATACCGCCTACCCCAAAGCCGCCGGGTCCATGGATAGATGCCGCCATGGATGGGGTATTGCGAGACCACCTCCCCAAAGACCAATGCCACCAGCATCTGTCCGGACCCGACGATGAAGATCCAAAAGATCGACGGGGGCCCCCCGGCCGCCATGGCCACCGCAAACAGCGAATAGACCCCGACCAGCGGTGAGAGGTAGGTGAAGCCCAAGGCGAAGTTCGCCCAGAGGGACATGGAACGGTCAAAGGAATCCTGGTAGCCCAGGACGGCCAGGTGCTCGCTGTCGCCCAGGCGCTCGGCGGGTGGAACGGAACGGTTTTTGGGGTTGCTCATGATGGCCTTCCGACGGCGTTGGCGGAACAGAAAAGTCGGTGATTGGGAACTGCTGTTGGGGAACTAGGTGCTCTGGCCCCGCAAACGGGCGCCTGCTAGCCGATGTAGCTCATGACGTGTTTGATGCGGGTGTAGTCCTCCAGCCCGTAAAGCGAGAGGTCCTTGCCGTAGCCGGAGTGCTTGAATCCGCCGTGGGGCATTTCCGCCACCAGCGGGATGTGGGTGTTGATCCACACGCAGCCAAAGTCCAGGCGCTTGGCGAACTGCATGGCCCGGGTATGGTCCCTGGTCCAGACGGAGGAAGCCAGTCCGTAGTCCACGTCGTTGGCCATGGCCAGTGCCTCGGCGTCCGTGGAGAACTTCTGCACCGTCACCACGGGGCCGAACACCTCGCTTTGAACCAGTTCATCGCCCTGATTCAGCCCGGAGACCACGGTGGCCTCGTGGAAGTATCCCGTGGTGCCCTGGCGTCTGCCGCCCACCTCGATGGTGGCGTGGGCGGGCAGCCGCTGCAGGAATCCGGTGACGCTGTCGAGATGGCCTTCGCTGCTCAACGCCCCGTAGAGGATTCCCTCCTCGTCCGGCCCGCCGGTCTTGGCCTGTGTGCGAACTTCCGCAGTGAGAGCTGCCACAAAAGCGTCGTGGATGCTTTCATGCACCAGCAGCCGTGTGGCGGCGGTACAGTCCTGTCCTGCGTTGTAGAACGCGGCCGGGACGATCCCTGCCACCGCACTGGCGACGTCCACGTCGTCGAACACAATGACCGGCGCCTTGCCTCCCAGCTCAAGGTGAACGCGCTTCAAGTCGGCCGCGGCGGATCCGGCCACCTCCATGCCGGCGCGGACGGATCCGGTGATGGACACCATGTCCGCGGCTAGGTCCGAAACCAGCGCACGCCCGGTTTCGCGGTCGCCGAGCACCACATTGAAGGCACCCGGCGGCAGGAATTCGGCGGCGATCTCAGCGAAGAGGAGGGTAGAGGATGGCGTGGAGTCGGAGGGCTTGAGCACCACCGTGTTGCCGGCAGCAAGCGCCGGCATGACCTTCCACGTCGCCATCATCAGCGGATAGTTCCATGGCGCCACCTGGCCAATCACACCGATCGGCTCCCGTCGGATCGAGGAGGTATGGTCGGCCAGGTATTCGGCCGTGGCCCGCCCCTCCAGTGTCCGTGCCGCGCCGGCGAAGAATCGGATCTGGTCCACCATGACCTCGATTTCGTCGGCAACAATTCCCGCCCTCGGCTTGCCCGTGTCAGCGCATTCCAGGTCGGCCAGTTCCTCCGCCCTAGCCTCCACAGCGTCGGCAATCTTCAGCAGGGCCCGCTGGCGCTCCGCGGGGGTAGTTTCACCCCAAACACTGAAAGCCGCGGAGGCTGCCGCATAGGCTGCGGCAACATCGACTGCAGAGGAGATGGGCGTGGTAGCGATCACGGTCCCGTCGGCCGGGTTGAGGATCTCCAGCCGTGCCGTGACCGTGGACTCGACGGATTCACTGTTGACGAAGTTGTGCAGTTCGCGCACGCTCATGGGTGTTCCCTTCAGGATGAATGCAGGGCACGCATGCACTGGATGCACGGTTCCCTGTGACGTATTTCACGTCCTCAGGGAACTGTACACCCGATTCATCCTAAACAGAATGTTTGAATCTTATTGGCGTGCTTCCACCACCACCGCCAGGGTGCTGCCGGGGCAGTCAAACCACGTCAGTGACGCCGCCCCGCCTGCGGCGGAGGCCAGCGATCCCACCTGCAGCGACGGCATTGTCGATATGACAACACGGCCGGATCTGCTGACCAAGGCAGCTGGTTCACCCACTTCGCGCAGCAAGGGCAATACCTCATGCTCCAGGCGCAACACCTGCACATCCGCCCCAACCACGCCGACCATGGCACCGCCGCTCACCACGGGTGCAGTGATGGTCAGCAGGTAGTCCAGGGTGCACAGGTGGTCCACGTAGGGGCCGGTGATGTGCCTAGCCCCTGTGGCCTCCGGCACGCGATACCACTCCAGCCCACGAAAATCACGCAGATAGTCTGCGTACTCCCTGGACGGCAGGTCCAGCCTGGTGGGCACGGACGTAGTTCCGAGCATGGGATTATCAGTCAGGGGTCCCAACCACCAGGCAAAATGCAGCCCGCTCTTTTCGCTCACCACGCCTTGGGCGGCGATGAAGCCCGCACCGATGAGGAGCGGGTGGCTTTGAGCCAGGACCGGCTCCACCAGGCCAAAGGCCAGCTGGTCAACATCGACTCCGGCCGCCAGTCCGTCTTCAACCGCCACCCTCCACAACTGCAAGGTGCCAAACACCCCGTCCAGGATTTTCCCGATGGCATCGGCACATTCTGCGCCGGGTGCCGGCTGGCCAAGTTCAGTTGGTCGCAACATGCATTCCTTCTTCCCGCTCGAGCTTTTCCTTGACAGCCAGCAGCCATGCAGTCAATTCACCTATTTGCCGGTTCACCGCGGCGCGTGCGGCAGGCGCGTCACGCCGGGCTATGGCATCGGCAATGTCCGTTCCCAAGTCAAATACCCCGGCCCGCACCGATGCGTCAGCCATGCCCAGCCACAGGAGCGGTCCAAATTCCGACTGCAGCCTGATTTGTTCTCTGACCAGACGCGGGGACTGGCTGATGACGGCCAGTTCCAGGTGGAAGCCTCCCATGGTGCGCGCGCCACTCAAGGCAGGCATCCCGGTGCCGCCACCGCTCGGGCTCCCTGCTTCCGACAGCCAGCTGCGCAACCGGGAGATTTCTTCCTCCGTCGCCACGTTCGCGGCACGCTCGGAGCAGGCCGCCGTCACCGCTGAGAAGTAAACACCAAAATCGGCAATCTCCACGCGGGCAAGGCCCCGGATCCGTGCGTGCAGCAGGGCGTCCGCGGTGCGGGCCGGAGCCAGCACGAAGCTGCCACCTTCCCGCCCCCGTCGTGTTTCCACCAACCCCTTGTCTCTGAGAACACCCAACCCGTCCCTGGCCGTCACCAAGGCCACGCCGAAGCGTTTGGCCAGCTCAGCCTCGCTGGGCAGCTTGTCCCCCGGCGCCAGGACTCCCAGAAGAATGGCGTCTATGAGCCGCCGGGCCACTTGTTCGACGCGCCCGGCGCCGGCGAGAGGCGCAAAGACTGCAGCCTTTGCACCACTGGCGCCAGGTTCCACCCGGATTTTAGCCGTCACTGCTCGGCATCCGGGGAACCGGGAACCGGATAGCATCTAGTCAATGTCATAGCGCTCATACGCCCACTTTATCCGCAGGCACCGGCGTGACGACGCCTGCAGCGGCCGCAACTCCCGCCCAACCAATCCTTCGATGCCCCCGTGGGCGAGATCGTCCGCTTCCAAAGCGGCGGAAAATTGGGTCTACCGAAGGTTTGGTTCACACTTGACGTGTGAGTCATTGCTCGCGGAAGGGTCTGACCCCGCTTTGATTAACATCTAATTTTTTGGATCCGCAGCACCGCAAGCGGTCGCGGATCGTTCTGCGAGGCAACCTGCTACTCGTTCGCAAGTCGGCTCATTTCCCGACGCAAAAATGCGCCACAAGCAAGATTCAAGACTGCTACCGGCAGTCCAAGAGACGGTTCGACGATATTTGGAAGCTCCACGTCACGTTTCACTCCCGTTTCTCAACCACAAGGAATGGCCATCCTTGACATGCCAAAGGAGCCCATCCACCCCGCATTCCCCCGGAAATACAAGGTTTTTAGCGGACAGTGGAGGCTTTTGGCATGAGGCTACTGAGTTTCTCTTGGACTCCGGTTCGAGTCCGGCCCGGGGCACGATTGATTGTCCTCCGTCAATCAGTCGGCGGTCGTTCCCGACCAGACTGTCGGTGTACCGCACCCGACAACCACCTAAGTCCTTGCCCGCAGCCCAGCGGTTGGACACCAAATCAGTGATCCGTTCGCGCTAGATGTCCAGCTCCATCTGGGCCCGCGCAGCCACGACGGTAGAGATCATCCCTCCCATGGGGGTGGCAGTGTCCACGGTCCCGCCACCGAGGTTCAGCACATTCAAGTTAAGGCCCCTCCCCCACAGCTCCGCGGCCAAGAAGAGCATGTTGGCCGCGGACCGGCCGGGAGGGACTGAGTACACGATGTATCGAGAGGAAAGCACCACTTCGCCGCGTATGGCCTGCACCGTTGGCACGGCCGTGTTGAAGTCGCAACTAAGGGTTGTTGCCGATCTGCATGCCGCGCTAGATGACCACGGTCAAGGGGTGGCACTCGGCAGCGCGGACGAACAGAACCAACGGAACAACCGGTTTCTTGCGCTCTAGGCCCGGGGCTCACCCTAGGAGCTTTCAGGGCCTTCCGGGCCCAAGGAGCCGCCTTGGACTTGAGGTGAATCCCGGGCCGGCTCCTTGAGCTCAACAAAGAACGCGTGGGTGTCCGTTTCCCCGATGTTTTCTCCGTAATGATTCTGGGAAGACAGCCAGCGTGCCTGGCCAGAACGCAATTCCACATCGACGCTTTTTTCGTTGGATGACAGACGGCGGCGGAACGTGCTGGCCGTAATCATCACACTGTCCGGGTGGTGGTGCTCGATGGTCACATGCCCTGGCGTGTCCGTGTACTCGAGCACACGAACCCTGTCGTTCTCAAATACGATCCGATAATTCTGCGGATTCGCCTCCACTGGATCCATCACCATGGACTGAGCTTAACCTGCAACCGGATCGAACAACAGAGGATTGAGGAGATTCCACGCATGATTATGGTAAGTGTGATGAACATGTTGGCAGGAAGAATTTCCACTGGACATGGTTCTGTCCCACGCCGCCACGGTACTGTGTGGGACTACGGCCATATCGTGGTCCAGGGTTCGTTGGTGGACTGCTGGCACGTTTAGCCCATTCCTTAGCGGTGCTGCGTTCAACCCAGCAGACTGGCCCTGCTCCGCTTGTGTGTATGACCGCTGGGGACGGATACCTGCAGCATTCGCCCACTTTTGGCAGGTACTCCTGTTATGGCAGGCGCCTTCGATGCAGGTGGAAGGCTTTACGCATTGTGGACGGTGCGTGTGGCCCATAGCGCCCAGACGACCAAAAGAGGCTGGAAGAGAAGGCGGATGGCACGCTTCCAGTCTGTGTCGAGCCCAAAGGCCGACGTTTTGGTGACGAGCTGGTTGATGTTGCCGGGAAAGATCAAGGCGAAGAACAACGCCGTGACCCGCCCGACCCGAGGTCTATGTCGGGTCGAGGTCAGAAGTGCCGTACCAAGTGCAATCTCGATCCCGCCGGAGGCGAGAACAACGGCGTCTTTCGACGTGGGCATCCAGTCCGGCACTTGCGCCTGGAATTCCTTCCGGTGTTTGCCGAGATGGCCGATCCCCGCACTGAGAAGGAAGCCGCCGAGGGCCAGCCGGCTGATCGTCCGGGGAATGGTGGTGAGGCTGTGCATGGGACTCCTTGCTTGGGCGGCCGGGGACCGCGTCCGATTCTACCTGGGGGATCAGTCGTCGGTGACGTTGACCGTGACTTCGATATTGCCGCGGGTGGCATTGGAATACGGGCAAACCAGATGAGCTGCATCTGCCAAGGCCTGCGCCTGATCGTGCTCCATCCCGGGGATAACTACCTCGAGGGTGACTGCCAGAACAAAGCCACCGGAGCCGTTGGGCAGCAGATGCACGCGGCTACCCACGGAGGTGTCCGAGATGGCTACTTTCTGGTTGCGCGCAACCATCTGCAATGCAGAGTGGAAGCATGCAGCATAACCGGCGGCGAATAGTTCTTCAGGGTTCGCGCCATTGCCCGATCCACCCATCTCCTTGGGAATCGCCAACTCCAAGTTGACCGTGCCCGAGGTGGTCGCGACGCGACCATTACGGCCAGCTCCGGTGGAGAGTGCCTCCGCTGTGTAAAGGGGTGTCATTTGTTGTGCCTTTCCTGAAAGTGGCCCACCTGCGCAGGTGCGCTGGAGAGGTTGAAAGCTACATCGTGAAGCAAAGAGAGCGCCGATTTTCCGTCTGCCAAGCTGAGCTGGGTTGCGGCTGCCACGCATCCTGGAATGTGCGCCAGTTCTTCCCGCAAAGCCGAACCGGCTTCGGTCAAGGAGACGATCACAGCGCGTTCATCATCCGTTGAACGCTCCCGTATGAGGAAACCCCTAGCCTCCAATCTTCGGATCAGCGGTGAGGTAGTACCCGAATCCAGTTTCAAGTGCCCGGCGACGTCTTTGACCGCCAAGGATCGGTGTGACCACAACAAGACCAAGACCAAATACTGTGGATACGTCAGTCCCCATGGCTTCAGAAGGGCAACGTAGTGACGGTTTGTCGCCCGCGCGGCAGCATACAGCGCGAAACAAACCATCTGATCTAGGGGATCAGAACCGTCCTTCGTGAAACTCTCGCTGTCATCCATAGTTGAATTCTTGCACACAAGTAACTTGTGCACAAATTATATGGACTGCAACCAAGCAGGCCGGCGTGGCGCCAGAGGCGGCGCCTCCGGCCGCTTCAACTCCAGCGCCGGTGGCAGTTCCCTGACGGTGTGCCGACTTCCGGCGGTATCGGACACCGGGAGAGTTTCCCGTGCCCCCCTGCACTGGTTGTGGCACCGCTCACAGGCCCTGTCAGGGCCTCCCACCGACCCGGGCGTTGGACGTAACGTGGTTGTTATGAACAACCGCAGCGAGATCCGTGAGTTCCTTTCATCCCGGCGGGCGAAGCTCACACCACAACAAGTAGGGTTGCCAACGTTTGGCGGAATCCGGCGAGTTCCCGGGCTACGTCGTGAAGAAGTGTCCATGTTGGCGGGCGTGAGCGTTGAGTACTATACCCGTATGGAGCGAGGCAGCCTGGCAGGAGTTTCCGATTCCGTCTTGGAGTCCATCTCCCGCGCTCTGCGGCTCAACGAGGCTGAACACCAGCACCTGTTCAACCTGGCCCGAGCCGCAGGCCCCGCACCCCGTACGCGGCGTCAGCCCGCCAAGGAAATCAATGCCAGCATCCAGCACATCCTCGACGGGATGGTGGGGATCCCCGCGTTCGTGCAAAACGGGTATCTGGATGTTGTCGCGGTCAACGACCTCGGACGAGCCCTGTACTCCGAGGCCTACAAAGACCAAACGCACCAGCTCAACTACGCCCGGTTCGTCTTCTTCAATCCCCGCTCGCAATCCCTGTATACGGACTGGGACCAGGCCGCCGACACGGTAGTGGCCATGCTGCACGCGGAAGCCGGGCGCGACCCCTTTGATCGGTGCCTGACCGATCTGGTGGGAGAGCTATCCACCCGAAGTGATGAATTCCGCAAGCGGTGGGCTCAACACGACGTCCGCCACCACCGCAGCGGGGCCAAGACCATCCATCACCCTGCGGTGGGCGACCTGGAGCTGCATTTCAACGCGCTGGAGCTCACAGCTACCCCCGGCCTGACGATGTTCGCCTACAGTGCCGAGCCGGGGTCTCCGTCAGCAGACGGCCTGCGACTGCTGGCCAGCTGGGCCGCAACCAACAAGGGCGCCCAAACAGACCCCGACGTCCAAGGGGACCGCAACACCAAGGATGCCCTGCGCCGCTGACCAGACACGCACTTTTTACCTAATCACCGACCCCTTAAAACCTTTCCTTCACATCAATAACAGGAGTTAATAATGCCTACAGTCAAGGCTTACGCAGCGCCCTCCGCCACCGGCGAGCTCATTTCCACCACCATCGAGCGCCGTGACGTCGGCCCCCACGACGTGTTGATCGACATCAAGTTCGCCGGCATCTGCCATTCCGACATCCATACCGTCCGCGGTGACTGGGGCCCGCAGCAGTACCCGCTGGCGCCGGGCCACGAGATCGCTGGCATCGTCAGCGAAGTCGGCTCGGACGTGACCCGTCACAAAGTCGGGGACCGGGTAGGGGTGGGCTGCATGGTCAACTCCTGCGGCGAATGCGCCAACTGCGACGCCGGCGAGGAGCAGTACTGCCTCAAAGGCAACACAGGCACCTACGGCGCCATGGACCGCGACGGCACCATCACACAAGGAGGCTACTCAAGCCACGTCGTCGTGACCGAAAACTTCGTCGTAAACATCCCGGACGCCCTGGAGCTCGACGTCGCCGCACCGCTGCTATGCGCCGGAATCACCACATTCTCCCCCCTGCACCACTGGGGCGCCGGCCCCGGCAAGAACGTCGCCGTCGTGGGCCTGGGCGGACTCGGCCACATGGCCGTGAAGATCGCCCACGCCATGGGTGCCACCGTCACCGTGCTCTCTCAGTCGCTGAAGAAGCAGGAAGACGGCCTGCGCTTGGGCGCCGACCACTACTACGCCACCAGCGATCAGAACACCTTCACCGACCTCGCCGGCAGTTTCGATCTGATCATCAACACCGTCAGCGCCGTCATCGACATCAACGCCTTCCTCCAGCTACTCAAGCTCGACGGCGCACTAGTCAGCGTAGGCGCCCCGGCCGAGCCACTGCCCGTACAAGCGTTTTCCTTGATCGGGGCACGGCGCACCTTCGCCGGCTCCTCGATCGGCGGCATCAAGGAAACCCAGGAAATGCTCGACTTCTGCGCCGAACACGGCATCGGCGCCGAGATCGAAGTTATCCCGGCCAGCAAAATCAACGACGCCTACGAACGCGTCCTGGCCTCCGACGTCCGCTACCGCTTCGTCATCGACACCGCAACGCTCTAGGCCGGGCTGAGGGCGCCGCAGAGCGGTTTCATCAAACATCCAACCCCACCACAACAGACCGCCGGAAGCGACGGCTGACAGGAGAATAACATGGCAAAGATCCTCATGGTCGTTTCGGCCGCCGATTCACTGACGATGCGCGACGGTAGCGAGCATCCTACCGGCTACTGGGCCGAAGAACTGGTGGCCTCCCACCAAACCCTGCTTGGCGCCGGGCATACCGTGGAAATCGCCACTCCAGGAGGAGTGAAGCCCACCGTGGACCAGGTCAGCCTCACCGCTGAGGCGGCTGGAAGTATCGAAAAGGCTGACGGCTTCCGCGCCTATATCGCAGCCATTGATACCGAACTATCCCAGCCACTGGTGTTGGCCGACGTCACAGTCACCGACTACGAAGCCATCGTTATGCCCGGCGGCCACGGACCCATGGCGGATCTCTTCACGGATGCGGACCTGGGTAAGATCCTGATCGAATCCGACCAAGCCGGTCGCATCATTGCACCGTTCTGCCACGCTCCCGCCGGTCTGCTCAGTGCCACCGATGAAAACGGCAAATTTGTTTTCGCTGGCCGTCGCCTTACGGTCTTTACCGACGAGGAGGAATTGAACGGCGGCACCGGCCCCAACACGCCGTGGTTCGTGGAAACGGTCTTGCGGGACAAGGGAGCCATCGTGGAATCTGGGCCAGCATGGAACAGCCACGTGGTCCGCGACCGCAACCTCATTACCGGCCAGAACCCGCAGTCCAGCGAAGATGTGGCTAAGGCTGTCATCGCAGCGCTGGCTGAGTGAGAACAAGAGGGCCTCTGGGTGAAGTGGTGCTTGCGAGAGCCATCACGAACACCCGGCGGCCTTCTTCGTGTCTGATGTTAATGCCGCTCTGGCTCCGAAGGGCGGGTTGATGCTATCCACTGCGACGGGCTGTAGGGCCACTCCAACCATCCGCACAGTTCAAGACCGAGTGCTCGAGAACTGTTGACGGCATCCGCTGCTCCACGGCAATCTCTGGGAATTCTGTTCTCGCCGTATTAGCCACCGAAGACCAAAAGAACTTTGGGGGCGAAAGGCTCCAAAACACGTGACTTTGGCAGGTTTCTATACTCATCAGATTCCACGCGGTGAGATTCAGTGGCTGTTCGGTTGCCATGGAGTGCACAATGGGACCATGTGGGTCCGATACACGATTGTGGGTGGGAACGAGCGTTACTTATGTTGGCACAACTTCGGGCGTACGGCGACGCCACACCGCCTCAATCCGCGGGAATTCGACTTTCACCACAACGCTCATGAGATTCCATCCTGCCGTCTTCGTTTTTTAGTGCGTCTATGTAACGTAGCCTGGAAGCTAATATTGTCAGCTCCGGATAGCTGCGGCTAATTGGTCCCGCCTCGCTGACCATTGTGTTGAGCAACTATAAACGGATAGCGGTAGCATGCCCAGCCGAAAATCCCAGGACTGCGACATCGCTCCACCTCGGCGGAGCTGGGTAACCACGCTGTTCCGCCAGCCAGGCTTCAAGACCGCAGCAGTGGCCTTTTCCTTGGTGGTCCTGCTAGGCGCCGGTGGCTTTGCCATGGCCCAATGGCAACATAGCGCCACAGCCATCACTGCTGGAACCGCAGGCTCGCCAGAGGTACCGCCGGTGGTGTTGGGGAGTGCAGGGTCGTATCTGGTCTTCGGTGGCGGGGGTGTCACCAACACTGGCTTGACCGTTGTCAGCGGGGATCTGGCAGTGAGCCAGGGGACCGCAATTGTGGGCTCCCGCCCGGAGTCGTGACCGGAGAAACGCACAGCAGCGATTTGAACGCCGCGCAGGCGAAATCCGATCTACTCTCCGCCTACAACGACGCGGCCGGTCGGGTTCCGACGGCTCCGGACTTCGCTGGCGACCAAAACGGGAAGACGTTTACGCCCGGGATTTATCACACAGCGGCGGCCTTCACACTGACCGGGACCCTTACCCTGGACGGTCAAGGTGATCCGAATGCCGTCTTCATCTTTCAAGTCGATGCCGCACTGAACACGGCTGCCGGCAGTACCATCACGCTAGTCAACGGCGCCCAAGCCCCCAATGTCTTCTGGCAGGTCCTCGGCGCTGCCGGACAGGTGCATCATCTTCCTTCTCCGGGACAATCATGTCCCTAGGAGCGGTGACAGTGGGCGCAGGCGCCAACGTCACCGGCCGTGCCCTGTCCCACGCAGGCCTAATAACTCTGTCCACCAACAAATTCACCTTCACCGGACGCATCCACTGATTTAAGGCGCTCACCTACACATATCTGGAACCACTAACCACCCCGACGAACCTCCATACGGCCATCACACAGCGGGGCCCGTGCCGTGTTACGGGGCTCTACTAGGGCTCTACGATCACCCAAATCCCGGATCAGTCTCCCAATTCAGCAAAATTTCTTCCGCTCTGAATGTATCCGTCGGAGCGGTAACCCCTGCGCCTGGCACCGTACCCGCTTAGATTCAGCGGACACGACGTCGCGCACCTAGGTTGAAGTAGAGCTGACTTGGAGCCGGCAAGCCTGATCCAAGCAAAGGTCCGTCTCCTGAACATCTGCAACCAGATGACATTCATGTCA
This region of Arthrobacter alpinus genomic DNA includes:
- a CDS encoding cache domain-containing protein, with amino-acid sequence MLRPTELGQPAPGAECADAIGKILDGVFGTLQLWRVAVEDGLAAGVDVDQLAFGLVEPVLAQSHPLLIGAGFIAAQGVVSEKSGLHFAWWLGPLTDNPMLGTTSVPTRLDLPSREYADYLRDFRGLEWYRVPEATGARHITGPYVDHLCTLDYLLTITAPVVSGGAMVGVVGADVQVLRLEHEVLPLLREVGEPAALVSRSGRVVISTMPSLQVGSLASAAGGAASLTWFDCPGSTLAVVVEARQ
- a CDS encoding MarR family winged helix-turn-helix transcriptional regulator, giving the protein MDDSESFTKDGSDPLDQMVCFALYAAARATNRHYVALLKPWGLTYPQYLVLVLLWSHRSLAVKDVAGHLKLDSGTTSPLIRRLEARGFLIRERSTDDERAVIVSLTEAGSALREELAHIPGCVAAATQLSLADGKSALSLLHDVAFNLSSAPAQVGHFQERHNK
- a CDS encoding helix-turn-helix domain-containing protein, with the protein product MNNRSEIREFLSSRRAKLTPQQVGLPTFGGIRRVPGLRREEVSMLAGVSVEYYTRMERGSLAGVSDSVLESISRALRLNEAEHQHLFNLARAAGPAPRTRRQPAKEINASIQHILDGMVGIPAFVQNGYLDVVAVNDLGRALYSEAYKDQTHQLNYARFVFFNPRSQSLYTDWDQAADTVVAMLHAEAGRDPFDRCLTDLVGELSTRSDEFRKRWAQHDVRHHRSGAKTIHHPAVGDLELHFNALELTATPGLTMFAYSAEPGSPSADGLRLLASWAATNKGAQTDPDVQGDRNTKDALRR
- a CDS encoding DUF6855 family protein; this translates as MYREESTTSPRMACTVGTAVLKSQLRVVADLHAALDDHGQGVALGSADEQNQRNNRFLAL
- a CDS encoding ice-binding family protein, translating into MTGETHSSDLNAAQAKSDLLSAYNDAAGRVPTAPDFAGDQNGKTFTPGIYHTAAAFTLTGTLTLDGQGDPNAVFIFQVDAALNTAAGSTITLVNGAQAPNVFWQVLGAAGQVHHLPSPGQSCP
- a CDS encoding organic hydroperoxide resistance protein, which codes for MTPLYTAEALSTGAGRNGRVATTSGTVNLELAIPKEMGGSGNGANPEELFAAGYAACFHSALQMVARNQKVAISDTSVGSRVHLLPNGSGGFVLAVTLEVVIPGMEHDQAQALADAAHLVCPYSNATRGNIEVTVNVTDD
- a CDS encoding FadR/GntR family transcriptional regulator, whose translation is MTAKIRVEPGASGAKAAVFAPLAGAGRVEQVARRLIDAILLGVLAPGDKLPSEAELAKRFGVALVTARDGLGVLRDKGLVETRRGREGGSFVLAPARTADALLHARIRGLARVEIADFGVYFSAVTAACSERAANVATEEEISRLRSWLSEAGSPSGGGTGMPALSGARTMGGFHLELAVISQSPRLVREQIRLQSEFGPLLWLGMADASVRAGVFDLGTDIADAIARRDAPAARAAVNRQIGELTAWLLAVKEKLEREEGMHVATN
- a CDS encoding NAD(P)-dependent alcohol dehydrogenase is translated as MPTVKAYAAPSATGELISTTIERRDVGPHDVLIDIKFAGICHSDIHTVRGDWGPQQYPLAPGHEIAGIVSEVGSDVTRHKVGDRVGVGCMVNSCGECANCDAGEEQYCLKGNTGTYGAMDRDGTITQGGYSSHVVVTENFVVNIPDALELDVAAPLLCAGITTFSPLHHWGAGPGKNVAVVGLGGLGHMAVKIAHAMGATVTVLSQSLKKQEDGLRLGADHYYATSDQNTFTDLAGSFDLIINTVSAVIDINAFLQLLKLDGALVSVGAPAEPLPVQAFSLIGARRTFAGSSIGGIKETQEMLDFCAEHGIGAEIEVIPASKINDAYERVLASDVRYRFVIDTATL
- a CDS encoding aminobutyraldehyde dehydrogenase, giving the protein MSVRELHNFVNSESVESTVTARLEILNPADGTVIATTPISSAVDVAAAYAAASAAFSVWGETTPAERQRALLKIADAVEARAEELADLECADTGKPRAGIVADEIEVMVDQIRFFAGAARTLEGRATAEYLADHTSSIRREPIGVIGQVAPWNYPLMMATWKVMPALAAGNTVVLKPSDSTPSSTLLFAEIAAEFLPPGAFNVVLGDRETGRALVSDLAADMVSITGSVRAGMEVAGSAAADLKRVHLELGGKAPVIVFDDVDVASAVAGIVPAAFYNAGQDCTAATRLLVHESIHDAFVAALTAEVRTQAKTGGPDEEGILYGALSSEGHLDSVTGFLQRLPAHATIEVGGRRQGTTGYFHEATVVSGLNQGDELVQSEVFGPVVTVQKFSTDAEALAMANDVDYGLASSVWTRDHTRAMQFAKRLDFGCVWINTHIPLVAEMPHGGFKHSGYGKDLSLYGLEDYTRIKHVMSYIG
- a CDS encoding type 1 glutamine amidotransferase domain-containing protein; protein product: MAKILMVVSAADSLTMRDGSEHPTGYWAEELVASHQTLLGAGHTVEIATPGGVKPTVDQVSLTAEAAGSIEKADGFRAYIAAIDTELSQPLVLADVTVTDYEAIVMPGGHGPMADLFTDADLGKILIESDQAGRIIAPFCHAPAGLLSATDENGKFVFAGRRLTVFTDEEELNGGTGPNTPWFVETVLRDKGAIVESGPAWNSHVVRDRNLITGQNPQSSEDVAKAVIAALAE
- a CDS encoding APC family permease, which produces MSNPKNRSVPPAERLGDSEHLAVLGYQDSFDRSMSLWANFALGFTYLSPLVGVYSLFAVAMAAGGPPSIFWIFIVGSGQMLVALVFGEVVSQYPIHGGIYPWTRRLWGRRYAWMAAWVYIWAMIVTITAVAQFGSGFLASLFNIELTRGATLGLSVALLLVALFLNFTGTKTLAKVARIGLAAELVGVIAVGLYLIIFQRKQGFGIFFDSMGVQGSGSYGAAFLGAALAGLFLFYGFEACGDVAEEVADPARRIPKAMVMTIVVGGISALFSFAGYVMAAPDLAAIVAGRDTDPIPAILESSLGVVGAKVFLLIAITAFLSCVLSLQAAASRLIFSFARDGMVPGHRWLAKVSGTAKVPVNALILACSIPLTLCLIIYSGPDTLLTQITSFAVLGIYLAFQSVVLASLRQRMKGWRPAGPFSLGRLGFAINVAALAYGVLAMVLLAWPGNSGVVASDWTVLIGLAVVAGSGLLYLLTAKPDRRSTAPSGDAIEVARRLQAGRPATNQADGPAETPAAHR